From a region of the Propionispora vibrioides genome:
- a CDS encoding nucleotide pyrophosphohydrolase, translating to MLEPIYLPKLNHLSPTLDSTLLKIMEEAGELARAVLHFLPYEGLQAAEIADNREATVLLEEVAGELLDVAQTCVTMIFVMEQMPELSGFSTGELIQAHLDKLSAKGYDFDRSGAYNITTAGNFKYLVLPRLRLKQVTLLTTVCKIQEELGELTQFLGKRQGASGECPELATRAALQGCAAELLDVAQCCFTMMYILAESYQVDIGALTQQHVAKLRRKGYCA from the coding sequence ATGCTAGAGCCAATTTATTTACCAAAATTGAATCATCTCAGCCCTACGCTGGATTCTACGTTGCTTAAAATTATGGAAGAAGCCGGTGAATTGGCTAGGGCGGTCCTTCATTTTCTACCCTATGAGGGACTGCAGGCAGCGGAAATCGCCGATAACCGGGAAGCAACGGTCCTGCTGGAAGAAGTGGCCGGTGAACTCTTAGATGTGGCGCAGACCTGTGTCACGATGATCTTTGTCATGGAGCAGATGCCCGAGCTTTCCGGCTTTTCGACCGGTGAATTAATACAGGCGCATTTGGACAAGTTGTCGGCGAAAGGCTATGACTTTGACCGCTCCGGCGCTTACAACATTACGACAGCCGGCAACTTTAAATATCTGGTCTTGCCGCGTCTGCGGTTAAAGCAGGTCACTTTGTTAACCACTGTGTGCAAGATTCAGGAAGAGCTGGGCGAATTGACCCAGTTTTTGGGCAAGCGTCAGGGGGCTTCCGGAGAATGTCCGGAATTGGCGACCAGGGCCGCGCTGCAAGGTTGTGCGGCGGAACTCCTGGATGTGGCACAGTGTTGTTTTACCATGATGTATATTTTGGCCGAGTCCTATCAAGTTGACATCGGCGCACTGACGCAGCAGCATGTGGCGAAGCTGAGAAGGAAAGGCTACTGTGCGTGA
- the upp gene encoding uracil phosphoribosyltransferase, with product MQVKIIDHPLIQHKLSLIRDIKTGPKEFRELLDEISMLMAYEITRDLPLETTEIETPVAKCQCKMLAGKKLGVVPILRAGLGMVNGILRLIPAAKVGHVGLYRDPKTLLPVEYYCKLPPDVAERDFVVIDPMLATGGSSAATIDILKREGARHIKLMCLVAAPEGVLLVNKQHPDVEVYTAAVDEYLNDHGYIVPGLGDAGDRIFGTK from the coding sequence ATGCAGGTTAAAATCATTGATCACCCCTTAATTCAGCATAAGCTATCCTTAATTCGTGATATAAAAACGGGACCGAAAGAGTTCCGGGAGCTGCTAGATGAAATTTCCATGCTGATGGCCTATGAGATCACCCGTGATCTGCCCTTGGAAACAACAGAAATAGAGACACCTGTTGCTAAATGTCAGTGCAAAATGCTGGCAGGCAAGAAATTGGGTGTCGTGCCTATTTTACGGGCTGGCTTGGGGATGGTTAACGGTATTTTGCGGTTAATTCCCGCTGCCAAGGTCGGCCATGTGGGACTATATCGCGATCCGAAAACCTTATTGCCGGTGGAATACTATTGCAAACTGCCGCCGGACGTGGCGGAACGGGATTTTGTCGTCATTGACCCGATGCTGGCAACCGGCGGCTCATCGGCGGCAACCATTGATATTTTAAAACGGGAGGGTGCCCGTCACATTAAGCTGATGTGTCTGGTGGCGGCGCCGGAGGGCGTACTGCTCGTCAATAAGCAGCATCCCGATGTAGAAGTGTATACGGCTGCTGTCGATGAATATCTTAATGATCATGGCTATATCGTTCCCGGTCTGGGCGATGCCGGTGACAGAATATTTGGCACGAAATAA
- the glyA gene encoding serine hydroxymethyltransferase, which translates to MSVLKGFDPEIARMIELERQRQQNKLELIASENFVSKAVMEAQGSVLTNKYAEGYPGRRYYGGCEHVDVIEQLAIDRVKELFGAEHANVQPHSGAQANTAVYFAFLKPGDTILGMNLSHGGHLTHGSPVNISGKYYNVVAYGVDAETHRINYEELEDLAMTHRPKMLVAGASAYPRVIDFARLAEIAHKAGAMLFVDMAHIAGLVAAGLHPNPVPYADIVTTTTHKTLRGPRGGVILCRAEYAAAVDKAIFPGIQGGPLMHVIAAKAVAFKEAASEEFRLYQEQIIKNASALAAKLAASGFTIVSGGTDNHLMLVDVRGQNLTGKQAEKLLDEVGVTVNKNTIPFDPASPFVTSGIRIGTPAVTSRGMQEEDMAVIGEIIAMVLNRPEDGAAKAKAVAMVAELCGKYPLYE; encoded by the coding sequence ATGAGTGTGCTCAAGGGATTTGACCCGGAAATTGCCCGGATGATTGAGTTGGAACGTCAGCGTCAGCAAAATAAACTGGAACTCATTGCTTCTGAGAATTTTGTCAGCAAGGCCGTTATGGAAGCGCAGGGATCGGTTTTGACCAACAAATATGCGGAAGGTTATCCCGGTCGCCGTTACTATGGCGGTTGCGAACATGTAGATGTGATTGAACAGCTGGCGATTGACCGGGTGAAAGAGCTGTTTGGCGCTGAACACGCCAATGTGCAGCCCCATTCGGGAGCCCAGGCCAATACGGCGGTATATTTTGCCTTTTTAAAACCCGGCGACACGATTCTAGGCATGAACCTTTCCCATGGCGGCCATTTAACCCATGGCAGCCCGGTTAATATTTCCGGCAAATACTACAATGTTGTTGCTTACGGTGTCGATGCCGAGACACACCGTATCAATTATGAGGAACTGGAAGATCTGGCCATGACGCACCGGCCTAAAATGCTGGTTGCCGGAGCCAGTGCCTATCCACGGGTGATTGATTTTGCCCGGTTGGCGGAGATTGCTCATAAAGCCGGTGCCATGCTGTTTGTCGATATGGCTCACATTGCCGGACTGGTAGCTGCTGGTCTGCATCCCAATCCGGTGCCCTATGCCGATATCGTGACTACTACGACCCATAAAACGCTGCGTGGCCCCCGGGGCGGCGTCATTCTATGTCGCGCCGAATATGCGGCGGCCGTGGATAAAGCGATTTTCCCCGGCATTCAGGGCGGCCCCTTGATGCATGTCATTGCGGCCAAGGCCGTTGCCTTTAAAGAGGCGGCCAGCGAAGAGTTCCGTCTGTATCAGGAACAAATTATCAAGAATGCCAGTGCACTGGCGGCTAAACTGGCTGCTTCGGGCTTTACCATTGTGTCGGGCGGTACGGACAACCACTTAATGCTGGTCGATGTGCGCGGACAGAACCTGACAGGCAAGCAAGCGGAAAAATTGCTTGATGAGGTTGGCGTGACCGTCAATAAAAATACCATTCCCTTTGATCCGGCCAGTCCTTTTGTGACCAGCGGCATCCGTATCGGGACGCCGGCGGTGACCTCCAGAGGCATGCAGGAAGAAGATATGGCGGTTATCGGCGAAATCATTGCCATGGTCTTAAACCGGCCGGAAGACGGAGCGGCTAAGGCCAAGGCGGTTGCCATGGTCGCAGAATTGTGCGGAAAATATCCGCTATATGAGTAG
- a CDS encoding TIGR01440 family protein, translated as MSEVLHLTEETVKAAAELFETAALRPGQLVVVGCSTSEVRGARIGSDSSVEVAQAVLSGLMQVAERYAVQLAVQCCEHLNRALVVERAVLERYGLEEVCVRPAPKAGGSLAACAMQSFAEPVVVEAIQAHAGLDIGNTLIGMHLKRVAVPVRLQQKYIGAAPVVAARTRPKLIGGARAIYE; from the coding sequence ATGTCTGAGGTTCTTCATCTTACAGAGGAAACAGTAAAGGCTGCTGCCGAACTTTTTGAGACAGCTGCTTTGCGGCCCGGACAGCTTGTCGTGGTTGGCTGCAGCACCAGCGAAGTGCGGGGCGCCCGGATTGGTTCGGACAGCTCGGTGGAAGTGGCTCAGGCAGTGCTGTCAGGCCTCATGCAAGTGGCCGAGAGGTACGCTGTGCAGCTTGCGGTTCAATGCTGTGAGCATTTAAACCGGGCACTGGTAGTGGAGCGTGCGGTGCTGGAACGTTATGGGTTGGAGGAGGTCTGCGTTCGGCCTGCGCCGAAAGCCGGCGGCTCTTTGGCTGCCTGTGCCATGCAAAGCTTCGCTGAGCCGGTGGTGGTGGAAGCCATTCAGGCTCATGCCGGACTGGACATTGGCAATACTCTGATTGGCATGCATTTGAAGCGGGTCGCGGTGCCGGTCCGGTTGCAGCAGAAATACATCGGAGCGGCGCCGGTTGTTGCCGCCCGCACCCGTCCCAAATTGATTGGCGGGGCCCGGGCTATATACGAATAA
- a CDS encoding deoxycytidylate deaminase produces MSDRDRPSWDRYFMEMARVAATRSTCLRRQVGAAIVKDKRLLTTGYNGAPQGIRHCSETGCLRQAANIPSGERHELCRGTHAEQNAIVQAAFHGVEIEGATLYCTHQPCSVCTKMIINAGIRRIVFENGYPDQLAVDMLEEAGIVYEQLR; encoded by the coding sequence GTGAGTGACAGGGACCGTCCGTCTTGGGATAGATACTTTATGGAAATGGCACGGGTGGCCGCAACCCGTTCCACTTGTCTGCGGCGTCAGGTGGGGGCGGCCATTGTGAAAGACAAACGGCTGTTGACCACCGGCTACAATGGTGCACCGCAGGGAATCAGACACTGTAGTGAGACAGGCTGCTTACGTCAGGCCGCAAATATTCCTTCCGGTGAGCGTCATGAACTATGCCGCGGGACCCATGCCGAGCAAAACGCCATTGTTCAGGCGGCCTTTCATGGCGTCGAAATTGAAGGAGCCACGTTATATTGCACCCATCAGCCTTGTTCGGTTTGTACCAAAATGATTATTAACGCGGGAATTCGCCGCATTGTTTTTGAAAATGGCTATCCCGATCAGCTGGCCGTGGACATGCTGGAAGAAGCGGGAATTGTCTATGAACAGTTACGATAA